Proteins co-encoded in one Sulfurimonas sp. HSL1-2 genomic window:
- a CDS encoding Ppx/GppA phosphatase family protein, whose product MAKRTAIIDIGSNSVRMVVFEKSSRFAFSLLHESKSRVRISEGAYAAGGTLQTEAIERAMKALGEFLSIARSYGSRKLLCVATSAVRDAPNRADFLSRAKKELGLQIKVIDGEKEAYLGGVAAANLLPSMAARTIDIGGGSTEYACIASGSVMQSASLDLGTVRLKELFFDRGDVEGASAYIDAQFAAMPPVSSPIVIGIGGTFRALAQIIQKNQAHPMKKLHAFTFGADALMALGKKIVAAPDDASLKQLGVKKERYDVIRPGTLILMRFLQHVGCETLVTSGAGVREGLYLTDLLRHNRHRFPEGYNPSLRYLLDCHTIETTFSNQLPTVAMRLFDLLQTPMELPAESRRLLKIAAQLAKVGASVHFYSYHKNSQYLVESALEYGYSHEEIMTVAALVRYHKSRKIAKPFQSDYQRLLPKAKILNRLNLLLALADALLTHRPRNIDFTLSLDEAGALHVRAAEGTHLYLAKEQIERLGIEKELTVSID is encoded by the coding sequence ATGGCGAAGCGCACCGCGATCATCGATATCGGGTCCAACTCCGTACGGATGGTCGTCTTCGAAAAAAGCAGCCGCTTTGCCTTCTCCCTGCTGCATGAGTCCAAAAGCCGCGTCCGGATCAGCGAAGGCGCCTACGCGGCCGGCGGCACCCTTCAGACCGAGGCCATTGAACGCGCCATGAAAGCCCTGGGGGAGTTTTTGAGCATCGCCCGCTCCTACGGCAGCCGCAAACTGCTCTGCGTCGCGACCTCCGCCGTCCGCGATGCGCCCAACCGTGCCGACTTCCTTTCCCGTGCCAAAAAGGAGCTCGGCCTTCAGATCAAGGTGATCGACGGCGAGAAAGAGGCCTACCTCGGCGGGGTAGCGGCCGCCAACCTTCTGCCCTCCATGGCGGCCCGTACCATTGACATCGGCGGCGGTTCCACGGAGTACGCCTGTATCGCGTCGGGGAGTGTCATGCAGAGCGCTTCGCTCGACCTCGGGACCGTCCGGCTCAAGGAGCTTTTCTTCGACCGGGGCGACGTCGAGGGGGCCAGCGCCTACATCGATGCCCAGTTCGCCGCGATGCCGCCGGTGAGCAGTCCGATCGTTATCGGGATCGGCGGGACCTTCCGCGCCCTCGCGCAGATCATCCAGAAAAACCAGGCCCATCCGATGAAGAAGCTGCATGCCTTCACCTTCGGCGCGGATGCCCTGATGGCGCTGGGAAAGAAGATCGTCGCCGCGCCGGACGACGCTTCGCTCAAACAGCTCGGGGTGAAAAAGGAGCGCTACGATGTTATCCGCCCCGGGACGCTGATCCTCATGCGCTTCTTGCAGCATGTCGGCTGCGAGACCCTGGTCACCAGCGGGGCGGGGGTACGCGAAGGGCTCTACCTGACCGACCTTCTGCGCCACAACCGCCACCGCTTCCCGGAGGGGTACAACCCCTCCCTACGCTACCTGCTTGATTGCCATACGATCGAAACGACCTTCTCCAACCAGCTTCCGACCGTGGCCATGCGGCTCTTTGACCTGCTGCAAACCCCCATGGAGCTGCCGGCAGAGAGCCGCCGCCTGCTCAAGATCGCGGCGCAGCTGGCCAAAGTCGGTGCTTCGGTCCATTTTTACTCCTACCACAAGAACAGCCAGTACCTCGTCGAAAGTGCCCTGGAGTACGGCTACAGCCATGAGGAGATCATGACCGTGGCGGCCCTTGTCCGCTACCACAAGAGCCGCAAGATCGCCAAGCCGTTCCAGAGCGACTACCAGCGGCTCCTGCCCAAGGCGAAGATCCTCAACCGCCTCAACCTCCTGCTGGCCCTGGCCGACGCCCTGTTGACCCACCGCCCGCGCAACATCGACTTCACCCTCTCGCTCGACGAGGCTGGGGCGCTCCACGTACGTGCCGCAGAAGGGACACACCTCTATCTGGCAAAAGAGCAGATCGAACGCCTCGGGATCGAGAAAGAGCTGACGGTATCTATCGATTAG
- the bamA gene encoding outer membrane protein assembly factor BamA, translating into MKHWSALIAVFLTVSTLTFAAETVEKVQFEGLVHISEGVAEQLLVQKAEAPLETEKVDKTIERFFGQGYFTDIYATFEAGTLTFHFTEKPVISRIELKGWKEKDEDTLRDVVQLKKGTLYDPKKLEAAKKRIVENLSQEGKIDSVVEIETEHLDNGSVGVTFVVNEGETILIEKLSFSGVEGLDPGTFDDNIANKEHQFMGWFWGRNDGKMMLDQLQYDPMRIRDTYMQHGYMDAKVDAPFTRIDFDDYTAEMSYQVTEGQVYITKAIELHQQTHVIDDAVLRDVITLETEKPFNIKTFREDSERIKTKIADLGYAYVRVLPDLRKNKEEGTLEVIYRIIPGEKVWIRNVVIAGNNRTLDRIVRRELYLGPGDLYSLTDLQDSRNALGRTGYFDANTIEEKRVDDHSMDLVVKVKEAPTGNIQLGGGYGSYGGFMLSVGVSDRNIFGSGINVGLRLERSQRSNNYSFNISNPRLNDSDFSGNFSIFYSDFQYNDYTTHSDGVSLGTGHRFSRYISGFLNYTYSNVNYKDANLSLYTQDQQRFFESYAKSAVSVAMSFDNTDDYYVARRGWAVSESIERAGLGAQADYVKSRTELSKYNGLDEWLGFDLIFRYKARYYLARDTGYLPLAERFYMGGLNSVRGYESYSMPYYYNATSGDNVRIGGKQTFSNNAELSFPLAPKAKMRLTTFLDWGWIGTSSLSEFSRGGYGVSLEWFSPMGPLQLVFANPINPETDDRISHFEFTIGQRF; encoded by the coding sequence ATGAAACACTGGTCGGCACTGATAGCGGTGTTTTTGACGGTTTCGACGCTTACGTTCGCCGCCGAAACCGTTGAAAAAGTACAATTCGAAGGGCTGGTCCACATCTCCGAAGGGGTGGCCGAACAGCTGTTGGTGCAAAAAGCGGAAGCGCCGCTGGAAACGGAGAAGGTCGACAAAACCATCGAACGCTTCTTCGGACAGGGCTATTTTACGGACATCTACGCCACGTTCGAGGCGGGCACGCTGACGTTCCATTTCACAGAAAAACCGGTCATTTCACGCATCGAGCTCAAGGGCTGGAAAGAGAAGGACGAGGACACCCTGCGCGATGTCGTCCAGCTCAAAAAAGGGACCCTTTACGATCCCAAAAAACTCGAGGCGGCCAAGAAACGCATCGTCGAAAACCTCTCGCAGGAGGGGAAGATCGACTCCGTCGTCGAGATCGAAACCGAGCACCTTGACAACGGTTCCGTCGGCGTCACCTTCGTCGTCAACGAGGGGGAGACGATCCTGATCGAAAAACTGAGCTTCAGCGGCGTCGAGGGGCTTGACCCCGGTACTTTCGACGACAACATCGCCAACAAAGAGCATCAGTTCATGGGGTGGTTCTGGGGCCGCAACGACGGAAAGATGATGCTCGACCAGCTGCAGTACGACCCGATGCGGATCCGCGACACCTACATGCAGCACGGCTATATGGATGCGAAGGTCGATGCCCCGTTCACCCGGATCGACTTTGACGACTATACGGCCGAAATGAGCTACCAGGTCACCGAGGGGCAGGTCTACATCACCAAGGCAATCGAGCTGCACCAGCAGACCCACGTCATCGACGACGCCGTACTGCGCGACGTTATCACCCTGGAAACGGAAAAGCCCTTTAACATCAAAACGTTCCGTGAGGATTCGGAGCGCATCAAGACGAAGATCGCGGACCTGGGGTACGCCTATGTCCGCGTCCTTCCCGACCTGCGCAAGAACAAGGAAGAGGGTACCCTCGAGGTGATCTACCGTATCATCCCGGGTGAGAAGGTGTGGATCCGCAACGTCGTGATCGCGGGGAACAACCGTACCCTTGACCGTATCGTCCGCCGGGAACTCTACCTGGGGCCGGGCGACCTCTATTCGCTGACGGACCTGCAGGATTCGCGCAATGCCCTGGGGCGTACCGGCTATTTTGACGCCAACACGATCGAGGAGAAACGGGTCGACGACCACTCCATGGACCTGGTCGTCAAGGTCAAAGAAGCACCGACGGGCAATATCCAGCTCGGGGGCGGGTACGGCAGCTACGGCGGTTTCATGCTCAGCGTGGGCGTCAGCGACCGCAACATCTTCGGATCGGGGATCAATGTCGGGTTGCGCCTCGAGCGTTCACAGCGTTCGAACAACTACTCGTTCAATATCTCCAACCCGCGCCTCAACGACAGCGATTTCAGCGGAAATTTCTCGATCTTCTACAGCGATTTCCAGTATAACGACTATACGACCCACTCCGACGGGGTGTCGTTGGGGACAGGTCACCGTTTCAGCCGCTATATCTCCGGCTTCCTCAACTACACCTACTCCAACGTCAATTACAAAGACGCGAACCTGTCGCTCTACACCCAGGATCAGCAGCGCTTCTTCGAGAGCTATGCGAAGAGTGCCGTCTCGGTCGCCATGAGTTTCGACAACACGGATGACTACTACGTCGCGCGGCGCGGGTGGGCGGTCTCGGAGAGTATCGAGCGCGCCGGTCTCGGGGCCCAGGCGGACTATGTCAAAAGCCGGACGGAGCTGAGCAAGTACAACGGGCTGGACGAGTGGCTCGGGTTCGACCTGATCTTCCGCTACAAGGCGCGCTACTACCTCGCCCGCGATACGGGCTACCTGCCGCTGGCGGAACGCTTCTACATGGGAGGGCTCAATTCAGTCCGCGGGTACGAGTCCTATTCAATGCCGTATTACTACAATGCCACTTCCGGCGACAACGTCCGGATCGGCGGGAAGCAGACCTTCTCGAACAACGCGGAGCTGAGCTTCCCGCTCGCCCCGAAAGCGAAGATGCGCCTGACGACCTTCCTGGACTGGGGGTGGATCGGTACCTCTTCACTGTCGGAATTCTCCCGCGGCGGCTACGGGGTGTCGCTGGAGTGGTTCTCACCGATGGGACCGCTGCAGCTGGTCTTCGCCAACCCGATCAACCCGGAAACGGACGACCGGATCTCCCACTTCGAATTCACCATCGGTCAGCGCTTCTAA
- a CDS encoding prephenate dehydrogenase produces the protein MTLGIIGLGLMGGSLGMDLRQLPFVNEVIGHDHNASHCDTALAMGLVDKVVDFDTLLQCDTIFLSVPVDGIMAILQQMPGRIKADATVIDLGSTKARIVESIPEPIRRNVVAAHPMTGTENFGPQAAITGLYKDKVVVLCDMDESGTRQQETAVRLFSGLHMRLHYMRAHDHDRHAAFISHMPHAISYSLANTVLNQEDKYNILALAAGGFRSMSRLAKSSPNMWEDIFRQNKEHLLEAINLFEDELSAMKKAIKEEAWDEVHKRLETGKKLHEII, from the coding sequence ATGACATTGGGAATTATCGGACTGGGACTGATGGGCGGCTCGCTGGGAATGGACCTGCGGCAGCTGCCTTTCGTCAATGAGGTGATCGGACACGACCACAACGCCTCCCACTGCGACACGGCATTAGCGATGGGACTCGTTGACAAGGTCGTCGATTTCGACACCCTCTTACAGTGCGATACCATCTTCCTCTCCGTCCCTGTCGACGGCATCATGGCCATTCTGCAGCAGATGCCCGGCCGTATCAAGGCGGACGCGACCGTCATCGACCTCGGCAGTACCAAGGCGCGTATCGTCGAAAGCATCCCGGAGCCTATCCGCCGCAACGTCGTCGCCGCGCACCCGATGACCGGTACCGAAAACTTCGGCCCCCAGGCGGCCATCACGGGACTTTACAAGGACAAAGTCGTCGTCCTGTGCGACATGGACGAGTCCGGAACGCGCCAGCAGGAGACGGCCGTGCGCCTCTTCTCCGGACTGCACATGCGGCTGCACTACATGCGCGCCCACGATCACGACCGCCACGCCGCATTCATCAGCCACATGCCCCACGCCATCTCCTACTCCCTGGCCAACACGGTGCTCAACCAGGAGGACAAATACAACATCCTCGCCCTGGCTGCCGGGGGTTTCCGCTCCATGAGCCGCCTGGCAAAGAGCTCGCCCAACATGTGGGAGGATATCTTCCGCCAGAACAAAGAACACCTCCTCGAGGCAATCAACCTCTTCGAGGATGAGCTCAGCGCCATGAAAAAGGCGATTAAAGAGGAGGCGTGGGACGAAGTCCACAAGCGCCTCGAAACAGGTAAGAAGCTGCACGAGATCATCTGA
- a CDS encoding NAD(P)/FAD-dependent oxidoreductase, whose protein sequence is MNAFDVIVAGSGAAGMMAAIVAARRGRRVLLLEKLSKPGAKLKATGGGRCNLTNTLDNAAFMARFGRDGRFMTPALDAFDHKALIAFFNEIGVETHAPDGYRVFPVTHSAETILSALEKELERLGVEVRCKQKVVTVEHNGERVTGVTTETDTFTAPHVVLATGGLGYPQLGAEGDGYALSEQAGHTVTALYPAMMPLKTKESWVEHCRADTIPKVTIRVDLKKAKKLRATGDLIFTKSGIRGPAVLDFARDVTPLLETYGEVPLLINMTKGMSEDDLLKHFKAYQGTHPDAVTIDLVMTLLPEALSLQLCALAHADPQARFGKLDGKVRNDLIRLLAWTPLTVTGHDGFKMAMITRGGVSLKEIRPETMESRLLNGLYFCGELMNLDGPCGGYNLQWSFASGYLAGHLGDTPATA, encoded by the coding sequence ATGAACGCCTTCGACGTCATCGTCGCCGGCAGCGGCGCCGCAGGCATGATGGCCGCCATCGTCGCGGCCCGCCGTGGCAGAAGGGTGCTGCTGCTTGAAAAGCTCTCCAAACCCGGTGCCAAGCTCAAAGCGACCGGCGGCGGCCGCTGTAACCTCACCAACACCCTCGACAATGCCGCATTTATGGCCCGTTTCGGCCGCGACGGCCGCTTCATGACCCCGGCACTGGACGCCTTTGACCACAAAGCCCTGATCGCTTTTTTCAATGAGATCGGCGTCGAGACCCACGCTCCCGACGGCTACCGGGTCTTTCCCGTCACCCACAGTGCGGAGACGATCCTCTCCGCACTTGAAAAGGAGCTCGAACGCCTCGGTGTCGAGGTACGCTGCAAGCAGAAGGTCGTCACCGTCGAGCATAACGGCGAGCGTGTTACCGGGGTGACGACGGAAACAGACACCTTCACCGCCCCCCATGTCGTTCTTGCCACGGGGGGGCTCGGATACCCGCAGCTCGGTGCCGAAGGGGACGGCTACGCCCTCTCCGAGCAGGCGGGCCACACTGTCACCGCGCTCTACCCCGCCATGATGCCGCTCAAGACCAAGGAGAGCTGGGTAGAGCACTGCCGCGCCGATACGATCCCAAAGGTCACCATCAGGGTCGACCTGAAAAAGGCGAAGAAACTGCGTGCGACCGGGGACCTCATCTTCACCAAGAGCGGCATCCGGGGCCCCGCCGTCCTGGACTTCGCCCGCGACGTCACCCCGCTGCTGGAGACCTACGGCGAGGTGCCGCTGCTGATCAACATGACGAAGGGGATGAGCGAGGACGACCTCCTCAAACACTTCAAGGCGTACCAGGGCACCCATCCCGACGCAGTGACGATAGACCTTGTCATGACGCTGCTGCCCGAAGCCCTCTCGCTGCAGCTCTGTGCCCTCGCCCACGCCGACCCGCAGGCGCGTTTCGGCAAGCTCGACGGTAAGGTCCGCAACGACCTCATCCGGCTGCTCGCCTGGACCCCGCTCACCGTCACCGGCCACGACGGTTTCAAGATGGCGATGATCACCCGCGGCGGCGTGTCGCTCAAGGAGATCCGCCCCGAAACGATGGAGAGCAGGCTGCTCAATGGACTCTACTTCTGCGGGGAGCTGATGAACCTTGACGGCCCCTGCGGCGGCTACAATCTGCAGTGGTCCTTCGCCAGCGGCTACCTCGCCGGGCATCTCGGCGACACGCCGGCAACGGCATAG
- a CDS encoding alpha-glucosidase — protein sequence MASKWWERAVFYQVYPRSFADSNGDGIGDLPGIIAKLDYLQWLGIGAIWLSPHYPSPQIDVGYDIADFTAVEPAYGTMDDFDRLLDAVHQRGMKLILDLVLNHTSEKHPWFLESRSSRDNPKRDWYIWRDGKEGTPPNNWQSEFGGSAWEYDNATGQWYYHYFLKEQPDLNWRNPEVKRAMFGAARFWLDKGVDGFRLDAISTLFEEKDFTPHTSHYSAVDALRSNWLHGIDGSTLSYDAILADLFKYQRNHTENFELIEELRRLVDEYEERFLVGETSDLRFLGKGDDRLHSIFDFDLLYQQNLSPDIVRKLLMHWGGKAPQGSRIGNTLNNHDQSRMAEHFAPDDLRRCRSAIAVTLFLEGIPFLYYGEEIGMRDYTIESLDELRDHVGHVYRRLRQEDGVGEDYILKELGTFSRDRCRTPMQWDRSPNAGFAPAGVRTWLPVHGNYLAGVNVADQTADAASLLHFYQKLIHIRSTNRALQTGTFADLDPTNEKCLVFLRETPAQRCLVIISFSPEEACFSLEAQGRLLFDGMQNGVPLTAGPYTLAPFGILIAEIEELGPVSNCSSFSAMV from the coding sequence ATGGCATCGAAGTGGTGGGAGCGCGCCGTTTTTTACCAGGTCTACCCCCGCAGTTTCGCCGACAGTAACGGCGACGGGATCGGCGACCTCCCCGGTATCATCGCGAAACTCGACTACCTGCAGTGGCTGGGCATCGGTGCGATCTGGCTCTCGCCACACTACCCCTCCCCGCAGATTGACGTCGGTTACGATATTGCAGATTTTACGGCGGTCGAGCCCGCGTACGGAACAATGGACGACTTCGACCGCCTTCTCGATGCCGTCCATCAGCGGGGGATGAAGCTCATCCTCGACCTGGTCCTCAACCACACGTCCGAGAAACATCCATGGTTTTTGGAGTCGCGCTCAAGCCGCGACAACCCGAAACGCGACTGGTACATCTGGCGCGACGGCAAGGAGGGTACTCCACCCAACAACTGGCAGTCAGAGTTCGGCGGCAGTGCATGGGAGTATGACAACGCGACAGGGCAGTGGTACTACCACTACTTCCTCAAAGAACAGCCCGACCTGAACTGGCGCAACCCCGAAGTCAAACGCGCCATGTTCGGCGCAGCCCGTTTCTGGCTGGATAAGGGCGTCGACGGTTTCCGCCTGGACGCCATCAGCACGCTTTTCGAAGAGAAGGATTTCACGCCTCACACCAGCCACTACAGTGCCGTCGATGCCCTTCGCAGCAACTGGCTGCACGGCATTGACGGGTCGACCCTCTCCTACGATGCGATCCTCGCCGACCTCTTCAAATACCAGCGCAATCACACGGAAAATTTTGAGCTGATCGAAGAGTTGCGCCGTCTCGTCGACGAATACGAAGAACGTTTTCTCGTCGGCGAGACCTCCGACCTTCGCTTCCTGGGCAAAGGAGACGACAGGCTGCACAGCATCTTCGATTTCGATCTCCTTTACCAGCAGAACCTGAGTCCGGATATCGTCAGAAAACTCTTGATGCACTGGGGCGGCAAAGCACCGCAGGGCAGCCGTATCGGCAATACCCTGAACAACCATGACCAATCGAGAATGGCGGAGCATTTCGCCCCGGACGACCTCCGCCGATGCCGCAGCGCCATTGCCGTGACTCTCTTCCTTGAAGGCATCCCTTTCCTCTACTACGGCGAAGAGATAGGTATGCGGGACTATACGATTGAAAGCCTCGACGAGCTGCGCGATCACGTCGGCCATGTCTACCGTCGCCTGCGACAAGAGGACGGTGTCGGCGAAGATTATATCCTCAAGGAACTCGGCACGTTCTCCCGGGACCGCTGCCGGACCCCGATGCAGTGGGACCGTTCCCCCAACGCCGGCTTCGCTCCGGCCGGCGTGAGGACCTGGCTTCCGGTACATGGCAACTACCTCGCAGGCGTCAACGTGGCCGACCAGACCGCCGACGCCGCGTCGCTTTTACATTTCTACCAAAAGCTGATCCATATTCGCAGTACCAACAGGGCGCTGCAGACAGGTACTTTTGCGGACCTCGACCCTACAAATGAAAAATGCCTCGTTTTCCTGCGTGAAACCCCCGCGCAGCGTTGCCTGGTCATTATCAGTTTTTCACCGGAGGAAGCGTGCTTCTCCCTTGAAGCGCAGGGCCGTCTCCTTTTCGACGGCATGCAAAACGGCGTGCCGCTGACGGCGGGGCCCTACACGCTCGCCCCCTTCGGTATCCTGATCGCAGAGATCGAAGAGCTTGGCCCTGTGTCCAACTGTTCATCCTTTTCAGCTATGGTGTAA
- the ggpS gene encoding glucosylglycerol-phosphate synthase gives MHIQLFWFFTYHSTLLQEGSHISIVITEDIHILATDLDGTFLESVNREDDPLYRYLHDHPNIILVFNSGRNIELILPLLDDMSIPTPHYIIGDVGASVLDGASLEPIQPLQNNISNRWYKTLDSIADLRDRLETLERQDQPQERRLSYYVTSSTIPRELVDELATRECDVLHSNEIYLDILPKGTSKGSTLEALVQHLGVPKERVIVAGDTLNDLSMYQHGFKGVVLNNAETPLKEAASQIEHAYFSKAPGTHGILEAMQHFGIAEAEEVPEAPVPAYGDADLVMVYHRQPFLEVVENGRVVRKKHTSPNGILPTLLGFFADGVKGSWVAWSKTESRTPEGFEKYVEVDRERYAHLRVCRVPLTAHDVKIFYEVFSKEALWLLLHSFHEKAVFNHAHWKHFCEVNRIFAENTAAEAAEGAVVWIHDYNLWMVPGYLRQLRPDVKIAFYHHTPFPAADIFNMFPWRRDIINSLLQCDYIGFHIPQYIDNFVNTVRSNTQIEVNSRKSAAPLFKTYGCAMGVDDYADSFTTELNTVRLGAHPVGINCDYIEQLTASDDVHSLYRKIRDEIGDNKLIVSIERTDYTKGPVDKLKAYEHFLETHPEMRGKINLFMVCTPPAKGMAIYDEITQDIAYHVGLINGRFGTYKWTPINYVSRVIPFEDVVAYNCAADIGWVTPLRDGLNLVSKEYVAAQHAIGGKGALVLSEFAGAAVELHGAFLANPYDPVEMSDTLAQALHAPENERISRLQRMSNIIHRYDVNAWGQDFLSSVTETD, from the coding sequence TTGCATATTCAATTATTCTGGTTTTTTACATACCACTCTACACTATTACAGGAGGGTAGTCACATCTCTATTGTTATCACAGAAGACATCCACATTCTGGCCACGGATCTCGACGGGACCTTTTTAGAAAGCGTCAACAGAGAAGACGATCCGCTATACCGCTACTTGCACGACCATCCGAACATCATCCTGGTTTTCAACTCCGGAAGGAATATCGAACTGATCCTGCCGCTGCTCGATGACATGTCCATCCCCACCCCCCACTACATCATCGGAGACGTCGGTGCATCCGTACTTGACGGTGCGAGCCTGGAACCTATACAGCCGCTGCAGAACAACATCTCGAACCGGTGGTACAAGACCCTCGATTCCATCGCGGATCTGCGCGACCGGCTCGAGACGCTGGAGCGCCAGGACCAGCCCCAGGAGCGCCGCCTCTCCTACTACGTCACGAGCAGCACCATCCCCCGGGAGCTGGTCGACGAGCTCGCCACCCGCGAGTGCGACGTCCTGCACTCCAACGAGATCTACCTGGACATCCTGCCAAAAGGCACCAGCAAAGGCTCCACCCTCGAAGCGCTGGTGCAGCACCTGGGCGTCCCCAAAGAGCGCGTGATCGTCGCCGGGGATACCCTCAACGATCTGAGCATGTACCAGCACGGTTTCAAAGGCGTCGTATTGAACAACGCCGAAACCCCGCTCAAAGAGGCGGCCAGCCAGATCGAACACGCCTACTTCTCCAAGGCCCCGGGCACCCACGGTATCCTCGAAGCGATGCAGCATTTCGGCATTGCCGAGGCGGAAGAGGTGCCCGAGGCCCCTGTCCCGGCATACGGTGACGCCGATCTCGTGATGGTCTACCACCGCCAGCCCTTCCTGGAAGTGGTAGAGAACGGGCGGGTCGTCCGCAAAAAACACACCAGCCCCAACGGTATTCTGCCGACCCTGCTGGGCTTCTTCGCCGACGGCGTCAAGGGCTCATGGGTCGCCTGGTCCAAAACGGAGAGCCGCACACCGGAGGGGTTTGAGAAGTATGTCGAGGTGGACAGGGAGCGGTACGCGCACCTTCGGGTCTGCCGCGTGCCGCTGACCGCGCACGACGTCAAGATTTTTTACGAGGTCTTCTCCAAGGAGGCCCTGTGGCTTCTATTACACTCGTTCCATGAAAAAGCGGTCTTCAACCACGCGCACTGGAAGCATTTTTGCGAAGTGAACCGTATCTTCGCGGAGAACACGGCAGCCGAAGCGGCCGAGGGGGCCGTCGTCTGGATCCACGACTACAACCTCTGGATGGTGCCGGGCTACCTGCGGCAGCTCCGCCCCGATGTCAAAATCGCCTTTTACCACCACACCCCGTTCCCGGCGGCGGACATCTTTAACATGTTCCCCTGGCGTCGCGACATCATCAACTCGCTCCTGCAGTGCGACTATATCGGTTTCCACATCCCCCAGTACATCGACAACTTCGTCAATACCGTCCGCTCCAACACCCAGATCGAAGTCAACTCCCGCAAAAGTGCCGCACCGCTGTTCAAAACCTACGGCTGTGCCATGGGAGTGGACGACTACGCCGACTCCTTTACGACCGAGCTCAATACCGTCCGCCTCGGCGCGCACCCCGTCGGCATCAACTGCGACTATATCGAACAGCTCACGGCAAGCGACGATGTCCACTCCCTCTACCGAAAGATCCGCGACGAGATCGGCGACAACAAACTCATCGTCTCCATCGAACGCACGGACTACACCAAGGGGCCTGTCGACAAACTCAAGGCCTACGAACACTTCCTGGAAACCCACCCCGAAATGCGCGGGAAGATCAATCTCTTCATGGTCTGTACCCCGCCGGCGAAGGGAATGGCGATCTACGACGAGATTACCCAGGATATCGCCTACCACGTCGGGCTCATCAACGGCCGTTTCGGCACCTACAAGTGGACCCCGATCAACTATGTCAGCCGGGTCATCCCCTTCGAGGACGTCGTCGCCTACAACTGTGCCGCGGATATCGGCTGGGTGACGCCGCTGCGCGACGGGCTGAACCTGGTCTCCAAAGAGTATGTGGCGGCCCAGCACGCCATCGGCGGCAAAGGGGCCCTGGTCCTCTCCGAGTTCGCCGGGGCGGCGGTGGAGCTGCACGGTGCCTTCCTGGCCAACCCCTACGACCCCGTGGAGATGAGCGACACCCTCGCCCAGGCACTCCACGCCCCGGAAAACGAAAGGATCTCCCGCCTGCAGCGGATGTCAAACATCATCCACCGCTACGACGTCAACGCCTGGGGGCAGGATTTCCTCTCCAGCGTCACGGAGACGGACTGA
- a CDS encoding SPFH domain-containing protein, giving the protein MVSLYIIGVFAVVIIVTLYKGIKVVPQGEEWVIERLGKFYRTLSPGLNLIIPYIDSVRERMTTRDIILDVPQQEVITMDNAVILTNAIAFIRVTRPSDAVYGVEDFRMAIINLVMTTLRSIIGEMKLDEALSNRDMIKARLKEQIIDDVADWGVTVKSVEIQDISPSPSMQKAMEQQAAAERERRAVVTMADGNKNAAILEAEGKLEAAKLEAQAQVALATASAEAIARISESIQERELPAMFLLGDRYIAALEKLSESENGKFVVYPADVQQAIKGMLGSVFK; this is encoded by the coding sequence ATGGTATCACTCTACATTATCGGCGTCTTCGCCGTCGTCATCATCGTTACCCTTTACAAAGGGATAAAGGTCGTCCCGCAGGGCGAGGAGTGGGTCATCGAGCGGCTGGGCAAGTTCTACCGGACCCTTTCCCCGGGGCTCAATCTCATCATCCCCTACATCGACAGCGTGCGTGAGCGGATGACGACGCGGGATATCATCCTTGATGTGCCTCAGCAGGAAGTCATCACGATGGACAACGCCGTCATCCTCACCAACGCCATCGCCTTTATCCGTGTCACGCGCCCTTCTGATGCCGTTTACGGGGTCGAGGACTTCCGTATGGCCATCATCAACCTCGTCATGACGACGCTTCGTTCCATTATCGGGGAGATGAAGCTGGACGAAGCGCTCTCCAACCGCGACATGATCAAGGCGCGTCTTAAAGAGCAGATCATCGACGACGTCGCGGACTGGGGCGTGACGGTCAAGTCCGTCGAGATCCAGGATATCAGCCCAAGCCCCTCCATGCAAAAAGCGATGGAACAGCAGGCCGCTGCCGAACGCGAACGCCGTGCCGTCGTGACGATGGCGGATGGGAACAAGAATGCGGCCATCCTGGAAGCCGAAGGGAAACTCGAGGCCGCCAAGCTCGAAGCACAGGCCCAGGTGGCGCTGGCCACGGCTTCCGCCGAAGCGATCGCCCGTATTTCCGAATCCATCCAGGAGCGCGAACTGCCCGCCATGTTCCTCCTCGGCGACCGCTACATCGCCGCGCTGGAGAAACTGAGCGAAAGCGAAAACGGCAAGTTCGTCGTCTACCCGGCGGACGTGCAGCAGGCGATCAAGGGGATGCTCGGCAGCGTATTCAAATAG